A window of the Citrus sinensis cultivar Valencia sweet orange chromosome 9, DVS_A1.0, whole genome shotgun sequence genome harbors these coding sequences:
- the LOC102614334 gene encoding uncharacterized protein LOC102614334 isoform X1 — MSGSGHCFVEWKEEFISQERGNRVVHYFLKDSAGESVLAVVGTERSVRHMFYVVAEEFVRVYGAENSMHAGYKWRSRREVVDWLTSMLSKQHHQGDWSKSPKHDLAQASGSPECPMNGVSARKVQVADEMQGHLSRNINGQSSDIVWSGVAWTCGKQLKHFPAFCRNGTTISIQSFVFVMAKGENHYVAYLEDMYEDKRGQKKVKVRWFHHNQEVKGVVSLRNPHPKEVFITPHSQVISAECVDGSASVLTREHFSKCLAAFPNALLARVHLCTRQFRSNRLKPFDLSKLHGYHDQPILSLLNSNTLQETNSSGHLITGVGDETTAGENVKLGIKRTRRAKGSQTFLTDNSTVGIGRGSQLMTYKPSYKKLKCGLSGMSLLSLKHIEFLPWYSAMYKVNAQIELLCQDSGIRGCWFRCIVLQVSRKQMKVRYDDVQDEDGYGNLEEWIPVYKVAKPDKLGMRCSDRPTIRPTPPDNREDLSLGIGTAVDAWWSDGWWEGVVIGVDSSSTDNLQVYLSGESLFLNVNKNDLRISRDWAGDQWVDIEDKPDILSVISDTISPENKISLSSTIANAVKSDGLDACIEVPITTKLDTVEEGKPNLASLTCSDTLPEDLDCVNEEKAPSLEQGSGQGVDHVNASDHEVHDARGNDDDNGGKVDAEVFETSGHNDSRTTEVFMEVTA; from the exons ATGTCTGGAAGTGGTCATTGTTTTGTAGAGTGGAAAGAGGAATTTATTTCACAGGAGCGTGGCAATCGTGTAGTTCACTACTTTTTGAAGGATTCTGCTGGAGAATCCGTATTGGCTGTTGTGGGCACTGAGAGAAGCGTTAGGCACATGTTCTATGTTGTAGCTGAGGAGTTTGTGCGAGTTTATGGTGCTGAAAATTCCATGCATGCCGGTTATAAATGGAGGTCACGGAGAGAAGTTGTTGATTGGTTAACATCTATGCTATCTAAGCAGCATCATCAGGGAGACTGGTCCA AATCTCCCAAACATGATTTAGCGCAAGCTTCAGGATCTCCGGAATGTCCAATGAATGGAGTCAGTGCTCGGAAGGTCCAAGTAGCAGATGAGATG CAGGGTCATCTTTCCAGGAATATAAATGGACAGAGTTCGGACATTGTATGGTCAGGTGTTGCATGGACATGTGGTAAACAGCTCAAACATTTCCCTGCATTCTGCAGGAATGGGACTACAATATCA ATTCAATCGTTTGTCTTTGTCATGGCTAAGGGGGAGAATCACTATGTTGCCTATTTGGAAGATATGTATGAGGATAAGAGGGGACAGAAAAAGGTCAAAGTCAGGTGGTTCCACCACAACCAGGAAGTGAAGGGCGTTGTCTCTCTACGTAATCCTCATCCAAAAGAGGTTTTCATCACACCTCATTCACAGGTTATTAGTGCAGAGTGTGTAGATGGTTCTGCCTCAGTCTTAACTCGTGAACATTTCTCAAAATGTTTGGCCGCATTTCCAAATGCTTTATTAGCCAGAGTACATTTGTGCACTAGGCAGTTTAGAAGCAACAGATTGAAGCCCTTTGATTTGAGTAAACTACATGGCTATCATGATCAAccaattctctctctcttaaatTCCAATACCTTACAAGAGACCAATTCTTCTGGTCATCTTATAACTGGGGTTGGAGATGAAACAACAGCAGGTGAGAATGTAAAGCTGGGAATCAAGAGAACTAGACGTGCTAAAGGGAGTCAAACGTTTCTGACAGATAATTCAACAGTTGGAATTGGTAGAGGTTCACAGCTGATGACTTACAAACCTTCTTACAAGAAGTTGAAATGTGGTTTGTCAGGCATGAGCTTGCTTTCCCTCAAGCATATTGAGTTCCTGCCTTGGTATAGTGCAATGTATAAGGTCAATGCACAGATAGAGTTGCTCTGCCAAGATAGTGGAATCCGAGGCTGCTGGTTCAGGTGTATAGTCCTGCAGGTGTCTCGGAAGCAGATGAAAGTCCGTTATGATGATGTGCAGGATGAAGATGGATATGGCAATCTTGAG GAATGGATTCCAGTCTACAAAGTGGCTAAACCTGATAAACTTGGCATGAGGTGCTCTGACCGCCCAACAATACGACCAACCCCTCCTGACAATCGAGAAGATCTCTCCCTTGGTATTGGGACAGCAGTTGATGCATGGTGGAGTGATGGCTGGTGGGAAGGGGTTGTAATTGGAGTTGATAGTTCTAGCACTGACAATCTGCAAGTTTATCTTTCTG GGGAAAGCCTATTCTTGAATGTAAACAAAAATGATCTAAGAATTTCCAGAGATTGGGCTGGGGATCAATGGGTTGATATTGAGGACAAACCTGACATACTCTCAGTCATATCTGATACTATTAGTccggaaaataaaatttcattgtcCTCAACTATTGCCAATGCTGTCAAGTCTGATGGCTTAGATGCGTGTATTGAAGTTCCTATTACTACAAAGCTTGATACTGTCGAAGAGGGAAAACCGAACTTAGCTTCTTTAACCTGTTCCGATACGCTTCCAGAAGACTTGGACTGTGTCAACGAGGAGAAAGCTCCATCATTAGAACAAGGTAGTGGCCAAGGTGTTGATCATGTCAATGCCAGTGATCATGAAGTACATGATGCCCGAGGTAATGATGATGACAATGGTGGCAAGGTAGATGCAGAAGTTTTTGAAACTTCTGGGCATAATGACTCTAGAACTACAGAAGTTTTCATGGAAGTGACTGCATGA
- the LOC102614334 gene encoding uncharacterized protein LOC102614334 isoform X2: MSGSGHCFVEWKEEFISQERGNRVVHYFLKDSAGESVLAVVGTERSVRHMFYVVAEEFVRVYGAENSMHAGYKWRSRREVVDWLTSMLSKQHHQGDWSKSPKHDLAQASGSPECPMNGVSARKVQVADEMGHLSRNINGQSSDIVWSGVAWTCGKQLKHFPAFCRNGTTISIQSFVFVMAKGENHYVAYLEDMYEDKRGQKKVKVRWFHHNQEVKGVVSLRNPHPKEVFITPHSQVISAECVDGSASVLTREHFSKCLAAFPNALLARVHLCTRQFRSNRLKPFDLSKLHGYHDQPILSLLNSNTLQETNSSGHLITGVGDETTAGENVKLGIKRTRRAKGSQTFLTDNSTVGIGRGSQLMTYKPSYKKLKCGLSGMSLLSLKHIEFLPWYSAMYKVNAQIELLCQDSGIRGCWFRCIVLQVSRKQMKVRYDDVQDEDGYGNLEEWIPVYKVAKPDKLGMRCSDRPTIRPTPPDNREDLSLGIGTAVDAWWSDGWWEGVVIGVDSSSTDNLQVYLSGESLFLNVNKNDLRISRDWAGDQWVDIEDKPDILSVISDTISPENKISLSSTIANAVKSDGLDACIEVPITTKLDTVEEGKPNLASLTCSDTLPEDLDCVNEEKAPSLEQGSGQGVDHVNASDHEVHDARGNDDDNGGKVDAEVFETSGHNDSRTTEVFMEVTA, encoded by the exons ATGTCTGGAAGTGGTCATTGTTTTGTAGAGTGGAAAGAGGAATTTATTTCACAGGAGCGTGGCAATCGTGTAGTTCACTACTTTTTGAAGGATTCTGCTGGAGAATCCGTATTGGCTGTTGTGGGCACTGAGAGAAGCGTTAGGCACATGTTCTATGTTGTAGCTGAGGAGTTTGTGCGAGTTTATGGTGCTGAAAATTCCATGCATGCCGGTTATAAATGGAGGTCACGGAGAGAAGTTGTTGATTGGTTAACATCTATGCTATCTAAGCAGCATCATCAGGGAGACTGGTCCA AATCTCCCAAACATGATTTAGCGCAAGCTTCAGGATCTCCGGAATGTCCAATGAATGGAGTCAGTGCTCGGAAGGTCCAAGTAGCAGATGAGATG GGTCATCTTTCCAGGAATATAAATGGACAGAGTTCGGACATTGTATGGTCAGGTGTTGCATGGACATGTGGTAAACAGCTCAAACATTTCCCTGCATTCTGCAGGAATGGGACTACAATATCA ATTCAATCGTTTGTCTTTGTCATGGCTAAGGGGGAGAATCACTATGTTGCCTATTTGGAAGATATGTATGAGGATAAGAGGGGACAGAAAAAGGTCAAAGTCAGGTGGTTCCACCACAACCAGGAAGTGAAGGGCGTTGTCTCTCTACGTAATCCTCATCCAAAAGAGGTTTTCATCACACCTCATTCACAGGTTATTAGTGCAGAGTGTGTAGATGGTTCTGCCTCAGTCTTAACTCGTGAACATTTCTCAAAATGTTTGGCCGCATTTCCAAATGCTTTATTAGCCAGAGTACATTTGTGCACTAGGCAGTTTAGAAGCAACAGATTGAAGCCCTTTGATTTGAGTAAACTACATGGCTATCATGATCAAccaattctctctctcttaaatTCCAATACCTTACAAGAGACCAATTCTTCTGGTCATCTTATAACTGGGGTTGGAGATGAAACAACAGCAGGTGAGAATGTAAAGCTGGGAATCAAGAGAACTAGACGTGCTAAAGGGAGTCAAACGTTTCTGACAGATAATTCAACAGTTGGAATTGGTAGAGGTTCACAGCTGATGACTTACAAACCTTCTTACAAGAAGTTGAAATGTGGTTTGTCAGGCATGAGCTTGCTTTCCCTCAAGCATATTGAGTTCCTGCCTTGGTATAGTGCAATGTATAAGGTCAATGCACAGATAGAGTTGCTCTGCCAAGATAGTGGAATCCGAGGCTGCTGGTTCAGGTGTATAGTCCTGCAGGTGTCTCGGAAGCAGATGAAAGTCCGTTATGATGATGTGCAGGATGAAGATGGATATGGCAATCTTGAG GAATGGATTCCAGTCTACAAAGTGGCTAAACCTGATAAACTTGGCATGAGGTGCTCTGACCGCCCAACAATACGACCAACCCCTCCTGACAATCGAGAAGATCTCTCCCTTGGTATTGGGACAGCAGTTGATGCATGGTGGAGTGATGGCTGGTGGGAAGGGGTTGTAATTGGAGTTGATAGTTCTAGCACTGACAATCTGCAAGTTTATCTTTCTG GGGAAAGCCTATTCTTGAATGTAAACAAAAATGATCTAAGAATTTCCAGAGATTGGGCTGGGGATCAATGGGTTGATATTGAGGACAAACCTGACATACTCTCAGTCATATCTGATACTATTAGTccggaaaataaaatttcattgtcCTCAACTATTGCCAATGCTGTCAAGTCTGATGGCTTAGATGCGTGTATTGAAGTTCCTATTACTACAAAGCTTGATACTGTCGAAGAGGGAAAACCGAACTTAGCTTCTTTAACCTGTTCCGATACGCTTCCAGAAGACTTGGACTGTGTCAACGAGGAGAAAGCTCCATCATTAGAACAAGGTAGTGGCCAAGGTGTTGATCATGTCAATGCCAGTGATCATGAAGTACATGATGCCCGAGGTAATGATGATGACAATGGTGGCAAGGTAGATGCAGAAGTTTTTGAAACTTCTGGGCATAATGACTCTAGAACTACAGAAGTTTTCATGGAAGTGACTGCATGA
- the LOC102614334 gene encoding uncharacterized protein LOC102614334 isoform X3, giving the protein MRWNINGQSSDIVWSGVAWTCGKQLKHFPAFCRNGTTISIQSFVFVMAKGENHYVAYLEDMYEDKRGQKKVKVRWFHHNQEVKGVVSLRNPHPKEVFITPHSQVISAECVDGSASVLTREHFSKCLAAFPNALLARVHLCTRQFRSNRLKPFDLSKLHGYHDQPILSLLNSNTLQETNSSGHLITGVGDETTAGENVKLGIKRTRRAKGSQTFLTDNSTVGIGRGSQLMTYKPSYKKLKCGLSGMSLLSLKHIEFLPWYSAMYKVNAQIELLCQDSGIRGCWFRCIVLQVSRKQMKVRYDDVQDEDGYGNLEEWIPVYKVAKPDKLGMRCSDRPTIRPTPPDNREDLSLGIGTAVDAWWSDGWWEGVVIGVDSSSTDNLQVYLSGESLFLNVNKNDLRISRDWAGDQWVDIEDKPDILSVISDTISPENKISLSSTIANAVKSDGLDACIEVPITTKLDTVEEGKPNLASLTCSDTLPEDLDCVNEEKAPSLEQGSGQGVDHVNASDHEVHDARGNDDDNGGKVDAEVFETSGHNDSRTTEVFMEVTA; this is encoded by the exons ATGAGATG GAATATAAATGGACAGAGTTCGGACATTGTATGGTCAGGTGTTGCATGGACATGTGGTAAACAGCTCAAACATTTCCCTGCATTCTGCAGGAATGGGACTACAATATCA ATTCAATCGTTTGTCTTTGTCATGGCTAAGGGGGAGAATCACTATGTTGCCTATTTGGAAGATATGTATGAGGATAAGAGGGGACAGAAAAAGGTCAAAGTCAGGTGGTTCCACCACAACCAGGAAGTGAAGGGCGTTGTCTCTCTACGTAATCCTCATCCAAAAGAGGTTTTCATCACACCTCATTCACAGGTTATTAGTGCAGAGTGTGTAGATGGTTCTGCCTCAGTCTTAACTCGTGAACATTTCTCAAAATGTTTGGCCGCATTTCCAAATGCTTTATTAGCCAGAGTACATTTGTGCACTAGGCAGTTTAGAAGCAACAGATTGAAGCCCTTTGATTTGAGTAAACTACATGGCTATCATGATCAAccaattctctctctcttaaatTCCAATACCTTACAAGAGACCAATTCTTCTGGTCATCTTATAACTGGGGTTGGAGATGAAACAACAGCAGGTGAGAATGTAAAGCTGGGAATCAAGAGAACTAGACGTGCTAAAGGGAGTCAAACGTTTCTGACAGATAATTCAACAGTTGGAATTGGTAGAGGTTCACAGCTGATGACTTACAAACCTTCTTACAAGAAGTTGAAATGTGGTTTGTCAGGCATGAGCTTGCTTTCCCTCAAGCATATTGAGTTCCTGCCTTGGTATAGTGCAATGTATAAGGTCAATGCACAGATAGAGTTGCTCTGCCAAGATAGTGGAATCCGAGGCTGCTGGTTCAGGTGTATAGTCCTGCAGGTGTCTCGGAAGCAGATGAAAGTCCGTTATGATGATGTGCAGGATGAAGATGGATATGGCAATCTTGAG GAATGGATTCCAGTCTACAAAGTGGCTAAACCTGATAAACTTGGCATGAGGTGCTCTGACCGCCCAACAATACGACCAACCCCTCCTGACAATCGAGAAGATCTCTCCCTTGGTATTGGGACAGCAGTTGATGCATGGTGGAGTGATGGCTGGTGGGAAGGGGTTGTAATTGGAGTTGATAGTTCTAGCACTGACAATCTGCAAGTTTATCTTTCTG GGGAAAGCCTATTCTTGAATGTAAACAAAAATGATCTAAGAATTTCCAGAGATTGGGCTGGGGATCAATGGGTTGATATTGAGGACAAACCTGACATACTCTCAGTCATATCTGATACTATTAGTccggaaaataaaatttcattgtcCTCAACTATTGCCAATGCTGTCAAGTCTGATGGCTTAGATGCGTGTATTGAAGTTCCTATTACTACAAAGCTTGATACTGTCGAAGAGGGAAAACCGAACTTAGCTTCTTTAACCTGTTCCGATACGCTTCCAGAAGACTTGGACTGTGTCAACGAGGAGAAAGCTCCATCATTAGAACAAGGTAGTGGCCAAGGTGTTGATCATGTCAATGCCAGTGATCATGAAGTACATGATGCCCGAGGTAATGATGATGACAATGGTGGCAAGGTAGATGCAGAAGTTTTTGAAACTTCTGGGCATAATGACTCTAGAACTACAGAAGTTTTCATGGAAGTGACTGCATGA